In a single window of the Pseudorca crassidens isolate mPseCra1 chromosome 9, mPseCra1.hap1, whole genome shotgun sequence genome:
- the NR1H3 gene encoding oxysterols receptor LXR-alpha isoform X4, giving the protein MSLWLEAPVPDVSPDCAVELWEPDARDASSQPLGSSSCTLREESSTPQSAGSTSRVGLEATEPTALLPGVEAPPESTELRPQKRKKGPAPKMLGNELCSVCGDKASGFHYNVLSCEGCKGFFRRSVIKGARYVCHSGGHCPMDTYMRRKCQECRLRKCRQAGMREECVLSEEQIRLKKLKRQEEEQAQATSVPPRASSPPQVLPQLSPEQLGMIEKLVAAQQQCNRRSFSDRLRVTPWPMAPDPQSREARQQRFAHFTELAIVSVQEIVDFAKQLPGFLQLSREDQIALLKTSAIEVMLLETSRRYNPGSESITFLKDFSYNREDFAKAGLQVEFINPIFEFSRAMNELQLNDAEFALLIAISIFSAGSSPDTTTFPSRIPP; this is encoded by the exons atgTCTTTGTGGCTGGAGGCCCCTGTGCCTGATGTTTCTCCTG ACTGTGCAGTGGAGCTGTGGGAGCCAGATGCACGAGATGCAAGCAGCCAGCCTCTGGGAAGCAGCAGCTGTACCCTCAGGGAGGAATCTAGCACACCCCAATCTGCTGGGAGCACTTCACGGGTGGGGCTGGAGGCAACAGAGCCCACAGCCCTGCTCCCCGGGGTGGAGGCCCCTCCAGAGTCCACAG AGCTTCGTCCACAAAAGCGGAAAAAGGGGCCAGCCCCCAAAATGCTGGGGAATGAGCTGTGCAGTGTGTGTGGGGACAAGGCTTCCGGCTTCCACTACAACGTGCTGAGCTGCGAGGGCTGCAAGGGATTCTTCCGCCGCAGTGTCATCAAAGGGGCGCGCTACGTCTGCCACAGTGGGGGCCACTGCCCCATGGACACCTACATGCGTCGCAAGTGCCAGGAGTGCCGCCTTCGCAAATGCCGCCAGGCCGGCATGCGGGAGGAGT GTGTTCTGTCAGAAGAACAGATCCGTCTGAAGAAACTGAAGCGGCAAGAGGAGGAACAGGCTCAGGCCACATCCGTGCCCCCGAGGGCTTCCTCTCCGCCCCAAGTCCTGCCCCAGCTCAGCCCGGAGCAGCTGGGCATGATTGAGAAGCTGGTGGCTGCCCAGCAGCAGTGTAACAGACGTTCCTTCTCAGACCGGCTTCGAGTCACG CCTTGGCCCATGGCACCAGATCCCCAGAGTCGGGAGGCCCGTCAGCAACGCTTTGCCCACTTCACGGAGCTGGCCATTGTCTCTGTGCAGGAGATCGTTGATTTTGCCAAACAGCTGCCGGGCTTCCTGCAGCTCAGCCGGGAGGACCAGATCGCCCTCCTGAAGACCTCTGCAATTGAG GTGATGCTTCTGGAGACATCTCGGAGGTACAACCCTGGAAGTGAGAGTATTACCTTCCTCAAGGATTTCAGTTATAACCGGGAAGACTTTGCCAAAGCAG gGCTGCAGGTGGAGTTCATCAACCCCATCTTTGAGTTCTCCAGAGCCATGAATGAGCTGCAACTAAATGATGCTGAGTTTGCCTTGCTCATTGCCATCAGCATCTTCTCTGCAG GCTCATCCCCTGACACAACTACTTTCCCTTCAAGAATCCCTCCCTGA
- the NR1H3 gene encoding oxysterols receptor LXR-alpha isoform X2, with protein sequence MSLWLEAPVPDVSPDCAVELWEPDARDASSQPLGSSSCTLREESSTPQSAGSTSRVGLEATEPTALLPGVEAPPESTELRPQKRKKGPAPKMLGNELCSVCGDKASGFHYNVLSCEGCKGFFRRSVIKGARYVCHSGGHCPMDTYMRRKCQECRLRKCRQAGMREECVLSEEQIRLKKLKRQEEEQAQATSVPPRASSPPQVLPQLSPEQLGMIEKLVAAQQQCNRRSFSDRLRVTPWPMAPDPQSREARQQRFAHFTELAIVSVQEIVDFAKQLPGFLQLSREDQIALLKTSAIEVMLLETSRRYNPGSESITFLKDFSYNREDFAKAGLQVEFINPIFEFSRAMNELQLNDAEFALLIAISIFSAGPTHVPTDANETGEPPDTEQCPFRASICAASAG encoded by the exons atgTCTTTGTGGCTGGAGGCCCCTGTGCCTGATGTTTCTCCTG ACTGTGCAGTGGAGCTGTGGGAGCCAGATGCACGAGATGCAAGCAGCCAGCCTCTGGGAAGCAGCAGCTGTACCCTCAGGGAGGAATCTAGCACACCCCAATCTGCTGGGAGCACTTCACGGGTGGGGCTGGAGGCAACAGAGCCCACAGCCCTGCTCCCCGGGGTGGAGGCCCCTCCAGAGTCCACAG AGCTTCGTCCACAAAAGCGGAAAAAGGGGCCAGCCCCCAAAATGCTGGGGAATGAGCTGTGCAGTGTGTGTGGGGACAAGGCTTCCGGCTTCCACTACAACGTGCTGAGCTGCGAGGGCTGCAAGGGATTCTTCCGCCGCAGTGTCATCAAAGGGGCGCGCTACGTCTGCCACAGTGGGGGCCACTGCCCCATGGACACCTACATGCGTCGCAAGTGCCAGGAGTGCCGCCTTCGCAAATGCCGCCAGGCCGGCATGCGGGAGGAGT GTGTTCTGTCAGAAGAACAGATCCGTCTGAAGAAACTGAAGCGGCAAGAGGAGGAACAGGCTCAGGCCACATCCGTGCCCCCGAGGGCTTCCTCTCCGCCCCAAGTCCTGCCCCAGCTCAGCCCGGAGCAGCTGGGCATGATTGAGAAGCTGGTGGCTGCCCAGCAGCAGTGTAACAGACGTTCCTTCTCAGACCGGCTTCGAGTCACG CCTTGGCCCATGGCACCAGATCCCCAGAGTCGGGAGGCCCGTCAGCAACGCTTTGCCCACTTCACGGAGCTGGCCATTGTCTCTGTGCAGGAGATCGTTGATTTTGCCAAACAGCTGCCGGGCTTCCTGCAGCTCAGCCGGGAGGACCAGATCGCCCTCCTGAAGACCTCTGCAATTGAG GTGATGCTTCTGGAGACATCTCGGAGGTACAACCCTGGAAGTGAGAGTATTACCTTCCTCAAGGATTTCAGTTATAACCGGGAAGACTTTGCCAAAGCAG gGCTGCAGGTGGAGTTCATCAACCCCATCTTTGAGTTCTCCAGAGCCATGAATGAGCTGCAACTAAATGATGCTGAGTTTGCCTTGCTCATTGCCATCAGCATCTTCTCTGCAG
- the NR1H3 gene encoding oxysterols receptor LXR-alpha isoform X5, whose amino-acid sequence MSLWLEAPVPDVSPDCAVELWEPDARDASSQPLGSSSCTLREESSTPQSAGSTSRVGLEATEPTALLPGVEAPPESTELRPQKRKKGPAPKMLGNELCSVCGDKASGFHYNVLSCEGCKGFFRRSVIKGARYVCHSGGHCPMDTYMRRKCQECRLRKCRQAGMREECVLSEEQIRLKKLKRQEEEQAQATSVPPRASSPPQVLPQLSPEQLGMIEKLVAAQQQCNRRSFSDRLRVTPWPMAPDPQSREARQQRFAHFTELAIVSVQEIVDFAKQLPGFLQLSREDQIALLKTSAIEVMLLETSRRYNPGSESITFLKDFSYNREDFAKAGPTHVPTDANETGEPPDTEQCPFRASICAASAG is encoded by the exons atgTCTTTGTGGCTGGAGGCCCCTGTGCCTGATGTTTCTCCTG ACTGTGCAGTGGAGCTGTGGGAGCCAGATGCACGAGATGCAAGCAGCCAGCCTCTGGGAAGCAGCAGCTGTACCCTCAGGGAGGAATCTAGCACACCCCAATCTGCTGGGAGCACTTCACGGGTGGGGCTGGAGGCAACAGAGCCCACAGCCCTGCTCCCCGGGGTGGAGGCCCCTCCAGAGTCCACAG AGCTTCGTCCACAAAAGCGGAAAAAGGGGCCAGCCCCCAAAATGCTGGGGAATGAGCTGTGCAGTGTGTGTGGGGACAAGGCTTCCGGCTTCCACTACAACGTGCTGAGCTGCGAGGGCTGCAAGGGATTCTTCCGCCGCAGTGTCATCAAAGGGGCGCGCTACGTCTGCCACAGTGGGGGCCACTGCCCCATGGACACCTACATGCGTCGCAAGTGCCAGGAGTGCCGCCTTCGCAAATGCCGCCAGGCCGGCATGCGGGAGGAGT GTGTTCTGTCAGAAGAACAGATCCGTCTGAAGAAACTGAAGCGGCAAGAGGAGGAACAGGCTCAGGCCACATCCGTGCCCCCGAGGGCTTCCTCTCCGCCCCAAGTCCTGCCCCAGCTCAGCCCGGAGCAGCTGGGCATGATTGAGAAGCTGGTGGCTGCCCAGCAGCAGTGTAACAGACGTTCCTTCTCAGACCGGCTTCGAGTCACG CCTTGGCCCATGGCACCAGATCCCCAGAGTCGGGAGGCCCGTCAGCAACGCTTTGCCCACTTCACGGAGCTGGCCATTGTCTCTGTGCAGGAGATCGTTGATTTTGCCAAACAGCTGCCGGGCTTCCTGCAGCTCAGCCGGGAGGACCAGATCGCCCTCCTGAAGACCTCTGCAATTGAG GTGATGCTTCTGGAGACATCTCGGAGGTACAACCCTGGAAGTGAGAGTATTACCTTCCTCAAGGATTTCAGTTATAACCGGGAAGACTTTGCCAAAGCAG